ATACGCTTTGTCAGCGTCTGATATTGTCCCCCGGAAATAAACAACGACACAACAGTTTCGTCGATAGCTGAAATGAATGCGAACAATAAGCCTGAAATAACGCTCGGTTTGATTTGTGGCAGCGTGACCGCAAAGAAGGCTCGAAAACGGTTCATACCGAGGCTACGGGCCACCATTTCTTGTGTGGGGTCGAATTTGCGCAAGCCCACCAAAACTGACGTGACTACATAAGGGAGGCCGAGCATCACATTGGCGAGGATGAGACCTGAAAGGGTTGCCAGCAATCCGACCTTTGCAAATACAAAGAACACCCCGACCGCAGTGATGACAATCGGCACAACAAGCGGCAGCAATAAAACTACTTGCATGCTGCGGACAAGCCGGGAGGATGTGAGATTGAGCGCGTAGGCTGCGGCAGTGCCGATGATCGTGGAAAGAATTGCACTCGCTATCGCAACGATCAAACTAATTTTTGTTGCCTGCATCCATGCGCTGCTAGCGAGATAGGCCTCATACCAGCGAAACGACCAGCTTGGCGGCGGAAAAGTCAGAAATCGTGTTCCTGAAAAAGACATGGGTACAATAATCAGGATCGGGATGATGAGCCAGATTAGGATGAGCGAAACGACAGTGATGAGGATTGCGCGGGAAACTGACATGATCTTACTTCGTCCCCATAATGCGTTCAAACGGGATCACCATGCTTGTCAAACGGAAGATCAGGAACACGCAGATCAGTAGCACGACGCTGATAGAGGATGCAGCTCCCCACTCGTGATAGACCTCGATATTGCGGGAAACGAGCATGGAAACCATATAGGTGCGTCCGCCGCCAAGCAGTTCTGGTGTGATGTAGAAGCCGAGGGTAAGCACAAACACCAGTACCATACCCGCAATCATTCCCGGCAGGGATAAAGGCAGGAAAACTCGCGTGAAGACGTAAAATGGAGTGCCGCCGAGGCTTGATCCGGCCATCGAAAGTTCCCGCGGTATTTTCTGCATAGTTGCATAAAGTGGCAGCACCATAAACGGTAACAGAATATGGATTGTCGCCACGACGGTTCCAAATTCGTTATTCACGAGAAGTAGTGGTGCATCGATTAGTCCAAGCGACTTTAGTGCCGAGTTGACCAGACCTGTTCGTTGCAACAGGATAAGCCATGCGTATGCACGCACGAGCACGCTGGTCCAGAATGGCAGAATGACCATCGCGAGAATGACGATGCTCCATTTATGCGGCACGGTTGCAGCGAGATAAGCAATCGGATAGCCAAGCAAAAGCGCCGCTATTGTGACTGCAAATGCAATCTTGAAGGTTTGCAGAAATGTCATCCAATAGACGTTGTCGGTAAGGAAACGCTGATAGTGAACGGTTGTGAAACCGCCATCTTGCCAAATCGATTGCCATGCAAGCCAGCCAAGCGGCACGATCAGCAGAGCTGTGACGACAGCTAATGCGGGCGCCAGAAGAAACAGCATCAGCCGCATTTCCTTGCGTCGATAAAGTTCACTCGGATTTAAGGCCAGATTGCTCATCGATATCACCGTGAAATGCTGTATCGCTCAACTGTGAAAAGCGCACACACCATAACGGCATGTGCGCTTGCTGATGTTATTTCTGGATAAATTCGGCCCAGCGCTTCTGAGCGTCCTCACCAGCTGGCGAACTCCACCACTCATCGGAAACGAGAACCTGTTTGGCTGCATTATCTGGTGAACTTGGCATTTCGGTTGCGCATTCAGGCGAGATCTTACCAGTCTTATAAGCCGCAGGATTGGCCGGACCATAATCGATATAGGCTGGGAAGTTGGCTTGAATTTCAGGATCAAGGGCTGCGTTGATGAACTTCACGCCAGTTTCAAGATTAGGCGCGCCTTTCAGAATGCAAAGCGACGTATATTGCAGGAAGCCCTGATTGAAGGTGTAACCAATCGGCAGGCCTTCTTTCACAACCGCGGAAACGCGACCATTCCACGCCATTGTCATATCCACTTCGCCATCGGCAAGAAGCTGGGCTGACTGAGCGCCGGAGGTCCACCAGACGGTGACGAACGGCTTGATTTCCTCAAGCTTTTTAAAAGCGCGATCAACATCAAGGGGGTACAGCTTATCCATTGGAACACCATCTGCGATCAGAGCGGCTTCAAGTGTTGCCAGCGGATGATTGCGCAAGGCGCGGGTTCCGGGGAATTTTTTCACGTCCCAGAAGTCAACCCATGTCTTTGGTGCATTATCGCCAAACTTGTCTTTGTTATATGCGAGCACACTCGAGTAGAATTCATAAGCAACCGAATATGGCGACTTATACTCCGCTGGCATGTCTTTGACATTCGGTAGCTTGGAGAAATCGAGCTTTTCGATCATGCCTTGCTCGCCGCCGCGAATGCAGTCTTTTGCTGGCGTATCAATAACATCCCAAACCGGCTTTCCGGTTTCCGTCTGCGTTTTGATTACAGGCCATGCATCTGGCGAACTATCCTGATTGATCGTGATGCCGAGCTTTTCAGCAACTGGATCCAGAATGGCTTTGGTCTGCGCTTCTTGATAAGCGCCGCCTTGTGAAACGAAGGTGATCTGTTCAGCAGATGCCTGACTGATACCAGTGGCAAAAGCTACTGAGGACAAAAGGAATGCGAGAGTTGGTATGCGCATGTTCGTTCTCCTCTATGTGGACCTTCCGGGTCCATTCTTGTCTACCGGCTTGGATTAAGCAGCTGCTCCGGCGCACAGCTTCGATATCCCTCAACGACCGATAGCGTCGAGAAACTGATACCAGCCTGCAACGACACGAACGGCAGGTGCGCGCAGACCATAAAAAGGTATTTGTTTGAGTGGGAGTTGCGTGAGCAGACCTAGATCAACGCGGTTGCCAGTAACAAGTTCAGCCACATGCTTTCCAATATATGACGACATAGCGACGCCTGTTCCGTTATAACCGACCGCGTAAACAATCCTGTTGTCGAGACGTCCGACATGGGGAAGACTATCGAGTGTCATGGCAACAAGGCCTGACCAGCGATGTGTAACTTGAACGGATTTAAGTTCGGGAAATTGTTTCACCATCGCTTTCTGCAAGGCGGCAAATGCTGCTTCGGAATCCGTTTTTCCAAACGCGCCGCGGCCACCATAAATCAGCCGATCGCCAGACTTACGGAACCAGCGCATCATACGTCGGGTTTCGGTATAGCTTCGCCCATTTTTAAGAAGACTTTCACCCGCTGTACCGGTGAGCGGTTGCGTTGCAATCATTGCGGAACGAAATGGGATGATTGCCTTTCGCACTGGTGCGGTGGCTTTGGTCAAATCAGAATAAGAGTTGGTTGCGATGACAACCGTCTGTGCATGAATTGCAGCGTTGTGGGTTTCGATAATAACGCCGTTTGTTTCCCGTTTGATGCCAACGACTGGAGCGTTTTCGCAGATTCTGATGCCTTCGGCCTGCACACAACGAGCCAATCCCAGGACAAAATTGAGTGGGTGAATAATGCCGCCGTGGGTGTTGAGCATGCCGCCAACGAAGTCATTTGACCCCGTCTCTTCTGCTACTTGCGCAGCAGATTGTATCGAGCAAGCCGTGTCGCCGAGTGCTTCATTTAACCAGGTGCATTCCGCTTTGATTGCCTCAAGCGAGACCTGATTATGCGCGCACCGGAGAGAGCCTGTGGCATGATAATTTGCACCCTCGATTGCGTAATCGCGGACCAGCTCGCCGACATGTGCTACGGCTTTAATGCTGATATCATGCATACGCCGGGCGACATCGATGCCGAAGCGGCTGGCAATATCGCGATATGCCAGCCGGAATTTAGCAGAGACGACGCCACCATTACGCCCACTTGCGCCCCAGCCAATACGGCTTGCTTCCAGCACGATTACTGACAGGCCTTTGCGTGCCACATATCGTGCTGTTGAAAGGCCGGTATAGCCACCTCCGATGATTGCGACATCATATTGGCTTCCACCCGCGACCGCTGAAAATTGCGGGCGTTCAACGGCTGTTGCTTGCCATATGGATTTGATGTCATCGAAGGGAGGACGTGTCGTCATGGCGGTGTGACGCTCCGATCTATGCTGCGTTTGCGACTGATGCTGAAAGGAGTTCAGCGTCAAT
This DNA window, taken from Brucella pseudogrignonensis, encodes the following:
- a CDS encoding ABC transporter substrate-binding protein, with the protein product MRIPTLAFLLSSVAFATGISQASAEQITFVSQGGAYQEAQTKAILDPVAEKLGITINQDSSPDAWPVIKTQTETGKPVWDVIDTPAKDCIRGGEQGMIEKLDFSKLPNVKDMPAEYKSPYSVAYEFYSSVLAYNKDKFGDNAPKTWVDFWDVKKFPGTRALRNHPLATLEAALIADGVPMDKLYPLDVDRAFKKLEEIKPFVTVWWTSGAQSAQLLADGEVDMTMAWNGRVSAVVKEGLPIGYTFNQGFLQYTSLCILKGAPNLETGVKFINAALDPEIQANFPAYIDYGPANPAAYKTGKISPECATEMPSSPDNAAKQVLVSDEWWSSPAGEDAQKRWAEFIQK
- a CDS encoding ABC transporter permease yields the protein MSVSRAILITVVSLILIWLIIPILIIVPMSFSGTRFLTFPPPSWSFRWYEAYLASSAWMQATKISLIVAIASAILSTIIGTAAAYALNLTSSRLVRSMQVVLLLPLVVPIVITAVGVFFVFAKVGLLATLSGLILANVMLGLPYVVTSVLVGLRKFDPTQEMVARSLGMNRFRAFFAVTLPQIKPSVISGLLFAFISAIDETVVSLFISGGQYQTLTKRMFTALRDEIDPTIASISSLLTAVSFIVVMLAALSSGRQRKEHVAA
- a CDS encoding FAD-binding oxidoreductase, coding for MTTRPPFDDIKSIWQATAVERPQFSAVAGGSQYDVAIIGGGYTGLSTARYVARKGLSVIVLEASRIGWGASGRNGGVVSAKFRLAYRDIASRFGIDVARRMHDISIKAVAHVGELVRDYAIEGANYHATGSLRCAHNQVSLEAIKAECTWLNEALGDTACSIQSAAQVAEETGSNDFVGGMLNTHGGIIHPLNFVLGLARCVQAEGIRICENAPVVGIKRETNGVIIETHNAAIHAQTVVIATNSYSDLTKATAPVRKAIIPFRSAMIATQPLTGTAGESLLKNGRSYTETRRMMRWFRKSGDRLIYGGRGAFGKTDSEAAFAALQKAMVKQFPELKSVQVTHRWSGLVAMTLDSLPHVGRLDNRIVYAVGYNGTGVAMSSYIGKHVAELVTGNRVDLGLLTQLPLKQIPFYGLRAPAVRVVAGWYQFLDAIGR
- a CDS encoding ABC transporter permease, producing the protein MSNLALNPSELYRRKEMRLMLFLLAPALAVVTALLIVPLGWLAWQSIWQDGGFTTVHYQRFLTDNVYWMTFLQTFKIAFAVTIAALLLGYPIAYLAATVPHKWSIVILAMVILPFWTSVLVRAYAWLILLQRTGLVNSALKSLGLIDAPLLLVNNEFGTVVATIHILLPFMVLPLYATMQKIPRELSMAGSSLGGTPFYVFTRVFLPLSLPGMIAGMVLVFVLTLGFYITPELLGGGRTYMVSMLVSRNIEVYHEWGAASSISVVLLICVFLIFRLTSMVIPFERIMGTK